The following proteins are encoded in a genomic region of Maribacter hydrothermalis:
- a CDS encoding transaldolase → MARLLLSTFIVFLVSCSTAKKESEAVLFAGEIVNPTSTQVILMKGNEKIDSALIDSKNRFKFNLPSIENGLYHFNLSPEYQYVYLEKGDSLMVRLNTIYFDESLVFSGSNEETNNFLLELFLAAEEEDSAMYTDYYELEPNDFLEKIKSLKNEKIKRLKELKAETTMSENGFELLLGSIDYTYNRYKEIYPFQHKRKTAEENLHDLPKDFYSYRKNLDFDNQHLTYLRPYYDFMKAHFGNLSYMSCLHDCNNRNSESSKQLHFNKHKLHLIDSLVIDKDLRDNLFRNVAFDYLLKKKDAPENTEIFLNEFKTVSKNNMHIEEIENLYQGIANLQPSKIIPNLNVVSFENENITLTEVAKNKKVLFYFWSGSNKKQYQDIFKRIAELKEKRPDHELIGINIKTDFNDWKVILKTLGIDSTSQYHSNNFKELTEKLVLYPINKAIITDNAVIVDGFSNIYYN, encoded by the coding sequence ATGGCAAGACTTTTACTCTCTACATTCATAGTTTTTTTAGTGAGCTGCTCCACGGCAAAAAAAGAATCGGAAGCTGTTTTATTTGCTGGCGAAATTGTAAATCCTACAAGTACCCAGGTAATTCTTATGAAAGGGAACGAAAAAATAGATTCTGCCCTTATAGACAGTAAAAATAGATTCAAGTTTAACTTACCATCTATTGAAAATGGATTATACCATTTTAATTTATCTCCAGAATACCAATATGTTTATCTAGAAAAAGGAGATAGCCTTATGGTTAGGCTCAATACTATTTATTTTGACGAATCATTAGTTTTCTCAGGTAGTAATGAAGAAACAAATAACTTTCTTTTAGAACTCTTTCTTGCTGCTGAAGAAGAAGATTCTGCCATGTATACAGATTATTATGAGCTAGAACCAAATGATTTTTTGGAAAAAATAAAGTCTTTAAAAAATGAAAAAATAAAGCGCCTAAAAGAACTAAAGGCCGAAACTACCATGTCTGAAAATGGCTTTGAATTATTATTAGGAAGTATAGACTACACTTATAATCGATACAAAGAAATATATCCTTTTCAGCATAAAAGAAAAACTGCTGAAGAAAATCTACATGATTTGCCTAAAGATTTTTATTCCTATAGAAAAAATTTAGATTTCGACAATCAACATTTAACTTATCTGAGGCCATATTATGATTTTATGAAGGCGCATTTTGGAAACTTATCTTATATGAGTTGCCTACATGATTGTAACAATAGAAATTCAGAATCTAGTAAGCAACTACATTTTAACAAACATAAACTTCACTTAATTGATAGTTTAGTCATAGATAAAGATTTAAGGGACAACTTATTTAGAAATGTAGCTTTTGACTATCTTCTAAAAAAGAAAGATGCCCCAGAAAACACGGAAATCTTTTTAAATGAGTTTAAGACGGTTTCTAAAAATAATATGCATATTGAGGAAATTGAAAATCTTTACCAAGGCATAGCCAACCTTCAGCCTTCTAAAATTATACCTAATTTAAATGTTGTATCATTTGAAAATGAAAATATAACTTTAACCGAAGTTGCAAAAAACAAAAAAGTTTTATTCTATTTCTGGTCAGGAAGCAATAAAAAACAATATCAAGATATCTTCAAAAGAATTGCCGAATTAAAAGAAAAGAGGCCAGATCACGAATTAATAGGGATAAATATTAAAACTGATTTTAATGACTGGAAAGTTATTCTAAAAACTCTTGGAATAGATTCTACTTCACAATACCACAGCAATAACTTTAAAGAGTTGACAGAGAAATTAGTTTTATACCCTATAAATAAAGCTATTATTACCGATAATGCCGTTATAGTTGATGGCTTTTCTAATATATATTACAATTAA
- a CDS encoding SDR family oxidoreductase has protein sequence MKTKVVLITGGSSGIGKAIGLHLKEKGYIVYGTTRNLSKYSSFVDFPLLEMDVQNIETIKTCIAALIKKESRIDVLVNNAGVGITGPMEETPQSEVVNAFATNFNGPLRVINEVLPIMRAQKMGLVINITSIAGYMGLPFRGIYSASKAALEMVTESYRFETKCFGVKFTTVAPGDFATNIAAGRYHAPVYEKSPYKKDYSSTLEAIDADVDSGGDPIEVGKIIAKIIETKNPKPHYRVGSFIQKLSLTLKNLLPGLWFEKLLENHNSH, from the coding sequence ATGAAAACAAAAGTAGTTCTAATTACAGGTGGGTCATCGGGTATAGGAAAAGCCATAGGTCTGCATCTTAAAGAAAAAGGATATATTGTTTATGGTACTACAAGAAACCTATCTAAATATTCGTCGTTTGTAGATTTTCCACTTTTAGAAATGGATGTTCAAAATATAGAAACTATAAAAACATGTATTGCGGCTCTGATTAAAAAAGAATCAAGAATAGATGTATTGGTCAATAATGCAGGTGTGGGCATAACAGGACCTATGGAAGAAACTCCACAATCGGAAGTAGTAAATGCATTTGCAACAAATTTTAATGGGCCATTGCGTGTTATTAATGAAGTGCTACCAATAATGAGAGCGCAAAAAATGGGGCTAGTTATCAATATAACCTCTATAGCTGGGTATATGGGTTTACCATTTAGAGGAATTTATTCCGCATCTAAAGCAGCTTTAGAAATGGTTACAGAAAGCTATAGATTTGAAACAAAATGTTTTGGTGTAAAGTTCACGACAGTGGCTCCAGGTGATTTTGCTACTAATATTGCCGCTGGCAGATATCATGCACCAGTTTATGAAAAATCACCGTATAAAAAAGATTATTCAAGTACACTGGAAGCTATAGATGCTGATGTAGATAGTGGTGGTGACCCAATAGAAGTGGGTAAAATAATTGCTAAAATTATTGAGACCAAAAATCCAAAACCGCATTATAGAGTGGGATCGTTTATTCAAAAGCTATCGTTGACCCTTAAGAATTTATTGCCAGGACTTTGGTTTGAAAAATTACTGGAGAATCACAATAGTCATTAA
- a CDS encoding glutaminyl-peptide cyclotransferase → MSAVKFYCIVLITSIFASCGSGNQKASSLFEIKLEDNLNQINQNKNVGIRIENKKNKEIENVVYIIDGRELPVNNGKITIDVPTLGSKVLTAKISFENETIEINKNIKVLSEKAPEIYTYTIINEYPHDTKAYTQGLEFHNDTLYESTGKKGESFLRKLNFKTGEVYGQIDLDNSYFGEGITILNNKIYQLTWQSGLGFIYDLRTFKKLDNFQYGKSREGWGLTNDGSKLFKSDGTEKIWFLNPDTLTEEGYIETVTNSSIFNSANELEFVNGKIYANVYQKPSVMIIDSNTGAIEGVINFSGLSDIITKTANWDKVNYVLNGIAYHPDRKTFFVTGKYWDKMFEVQIHKK, encoded by the coding sequence ATGAGTGCAGTTAAATTTTATTGTATAGTTCTAATTACCAGCATATTTGCTTCATGTGGTAGCGGCAATCAAAAAGCATCATCTTTGTTTGAAATTAAACTAGAAGATAATCTCAATCAAATTAACCAGAATAAAAATGTAGGTATTCGCATAGAAAATAAAAAAAATAAGGAAATTGAAAACGTAGTTTATATTATTGACGGACGTGAACTTCCTGTAAATAATGGTAAGATTACAATCGATGTACCAACATTAGGCTCTAAGGTATTAACTGCAAAGATTTCTTTTGAAAATGAAACAATAGAAATCAATAAGAATATTAAAGTTCTTTCAGAAAAAGCTCCTGAAATTTATACCTACACCATTATTAATGAATACCCGCACGACACAAAAGCGTATACACAAGGGCTAGAGTTCCATAATGATACCTTATATGAGTCTACCGGTAAAAAAGGAGAGTCATTCTTAAGAAAACTAAACTTTAAAACAGGTGAAGTATATGGGCAAATAGATTTAGACAATAGTTATTTTGGCGAAGGTATTACGATACTTAATAATAAAATTTACCAACTTACATGGCAAAGCGGTCTTGGTTTTATTTACGACTTAAGAACATTTAAAAAGCTCGACAATTTTCAATACGGTAAAAGTCGCGAAGGCTGGGGCTTAACTAATGATGGTTCTAAACTATTTAAAAGTGATGGTACTGAAAAAATTTGGTTTTTAAATCCAGATACTTTGACAGAGGAAGGTTATATTGAAACTGTCACCAACTCTTCAATTTTTAATTCTGCAAATGAGCTTGAATTTGTTAACGGTAAAATTTATGCCAATGTATATCAAAAACCTAGTGTAATGATCATTGATAGCAATACTGGTGCTATTGAAGGCGTTATTAATTTTAGTGGTCTTAGCGATATTATTACTAAAACAGCAAATTGGGATAAAGTAAACTATGTTTTAAACGGTATTGCTTACCACCCAGATAGAAAAACATTTTTTGTTACCGGTAAGTATTGGGATAAAATGTTCGAAGTACAAATCCACAAAAAATAG
- a CDS encoding acyl-CoA thioesterase encodes MNGFKKKIIVSKDDLDDLNHVNNVRYVQWIQDISKEHWQAEASQQMQEEVIWVVLSHHIEYKNAAVLNDPILISTYIASSSGAKSIRVVEMYHGKTNKLLVKASTEWCLLHSKTYRPLRIPEEIKDVFL; translated from the coding sequence ATGAACGGTTTTAAAAAAAAAATAATTGTTTCTAAGGACGATTTAGATGATTTAAACCACGTTAACAATGTACGCTATGTTCAGTGGATTCAAGATATTTCTAAAGAACATTGGCAGGCAGAAGCATCTCAACAAATGCAAGAAGAAGTTATTTGGGTTGTTCTAAGCCATCATATTGAATATAAAAATGCAGCAGTTTTAAATGACCCTATTCTTATTTCTACATATATAGCATCAAGCTCTGGGGCAAAATCTATTAGAGTAGTAGAAATGTATCATGGTAAAACCAATAAATTATTAGTAAAAGCAAGTACCGAATGGTGTTTACTTCATAGCAAAACTTATAGACCCCTAAGAATTCCCGAAGAAATTAAAGATGTATTTCTTTAA
- a CDS encoding LytR/AlgR family response regulator transcription factor: MDYTYTIIDSDAVSNLQLHAFLGEYGDFECVNTTSDPTDGLNDILKYSPDVVFINLNNDYASIFLMVTEIHQYVNELPILIGIASTKDYAYDAIKNGFFDYWLKPYNEFDIRKSLLKLRKRMPKEKAPDTLILKSYNDFQYLNTNDILYLKADNNTTEFFMKDGTIINAYKTLKTFENTLPNNFMRIHQSYIVNTSYVSRINFGKSICALKAVNENIPFSKSYRDNMENLKDLLSKNTLSNLN; encoded by the coding sequence TTGGATTACACGTACACCATAATCGATTCAGATGCGGTTTCAAATTTGCAGTTACATGCATTTTTGGGTGAATACGGTGATTTTGAATGTGTAAATACGACTAGTGATCCTACTGACGGACTGAACGATATTCTAAAATATTCTCCAGATGTCGTTTTTATCAACCTAAATAATGACTACGCCTCCATTTTTTTAATGGTAACCGAAATTCACCAATACGTAAATGAACTTCCAATTTTAATAGGTATTGCATCTACTAAAGATTATGCTTATGATGCCATTAAAAATGGTTTTTTCGATTATTGGTTAAAACCATATAACGAATTCGATATTCGTAAATCGTTATTAAAGCTTAGAAAAAGGATGCCAAAAGAAAAGGCGCCAGATACTTTAATATTAAAATCTTACAACGATTTTCAGTATTTGAATACCAATGATATCTTATATCTAAAGGCAGATAACAATACCACCGAGTTCTTTATGAAAGACGGGACTATTATTAATGCCTACAAAACACTAAAAACCTTTGAGAATACGTTACCTAATAACTTTATGCGTATTCACCAAAGTTATATTGTAAACACCAGCTATGTTTCGCGTATAAATTTCGGTAAATCTATTTGTGCCTTAAAGGCGGTAAATGAAAATATTCCTTTTTCAAAATCGTATCGCGACAATATGGAAAACCTTAAAGATCTTCTTTCAAAAAACACCCTCTCCAACCTTAATTAA
- a CDS encoding tetratricopeptide repeat-containing sensor histidine kinase — protein sequence MNKLHFFIISILLIITGCSDIEQSKKDNQISPPTDSISYYLNEGKNLDNSTDKKLIFLHKAYLSAIEANTDSLKGKYLSFLSLNFPWVQDSALYRKLNKQTIAINYKLKDSLALGNAYWDLGFFLENKSVKDSAFFYYSEAQKIFQYIDNKSSSGQLLLNMATIQMQIKDYTGGEATTIKAIEQFKLVNDYLQLHNAYNLLGIILGDLGDYKKSLSYYNDALFYLKKVSYSSIDEARIINNIGVIYRKNKQYPLAIENFKKVVTIDSILLKDPSLYGRALSNLATAKLYNKDTTGIKELFNETIKIKSKENEIGSLASTYYSLAEYNAYANDTIEAILNAKNAEKLSMGSSSNELLLETWQLLSLLEKENADEYFKKYTTLNDSLQKEERKIQNKFARIRFETDEFIAENVELTDEKEVLSKQKQLWIGIAAGFFLLGLSIYIIINQRAKNQKLRFDQQQQANNQEIFNLMLTQKQKVDEVKRLEQKRISEELHDGVLGKMLGARMVLTGLNKRSTEEAIQEKTKALGSLQEIEHEIRSISHELSHSAYQKITNFTDSIDALLANHNKNMNIETFFHYNDDENWDSLEGAIKINVYRIIQETFQNAIKHANCSSFEITFYRNDDIFNVIMSDNGRGFNVNKGKKGIGLRNITSRINKLNGTFQVDSSENSGTTINLQIPLKKESYISSDNNAQIKNV from the coding sequence TTGAATAAATTACATTTTTTTATAATCTCAATTCTTCTAATTATTACGGGTTGCTCGGATATTGAACAATCTAAAAAGGACAATCAAATTAGTCCCCCAACAGATAGTATCTCTTATTATCTTAATGAAGGTAAAAACTTAGATAATTCAACTGATAAAAAGTTAATTTTTTTACACAAAGCCTACCTTTCTGCCATTGAGGCAAATACGGACTCCTTAAAAGGAAAATATTTGTCATTTCTTTCTTTAAATTTTCCTTGGGTCCAGGACAGTGCTTTATATCGTAAGTTAAATAAGCAAACGATAGCTATAAATTACAAATTAAAAGATTCTTTGGCGTTAGGAAATGCCTATTGGGATTTAGGTTTTTTTTTAGAAAATAAATCAGTAAAAGATAGTGCATTTTTCTATTATTCAGAAGCCCAAAAAATATTTCAGTATATTGACAACAAATCTTCGTCTGGCCAATTGTTACTCAATATGGCGACAATTCAAATGCAAATAAAAGATTATACCGGCGGGGAAGCAACTACTATTAAGGCAATAGAACAATTTAAATTAGTAAACGATTATTTGCAATTACATAACGCCTACAACCTACTTGGTATTATATTAGGTGATTTAGGCGATTATAAAAAGTCCTTATCGTATTATAATGATGCTTTGTTTTATTTAAAGAAAGTCTCTTACAGTTCTATTGATGAAGCAAGAATTATCAATAATATTGGAGTAATCTACAGAAAAAATAAACAATATCCTTTAGCCATTGAAAATTTTAAAAAGGTTGTAACTATTGATAGTATCCTTTTAAAGGACCCAAGTTTATATGGGCGTGCTCTTAGCAACCTAGCTACCGCTAAGCTTTACAATAAAGATACCACAGGTATTAAAGAATTATTCAACGAAACCATAAAAATAAAAAGTAAAGAAAATGAAATAGGGAGTTTAGCATCTACTTACTATAGTTTAGCTGAATATAATGCTTATGCAAATGATACTATTGAAGCAATTTTAAATGCCAAAAATGCAGAAAAATTATCAATGGGAAGCAGCTCAAATGAGTTATTATTAGAAACATGGCAATTATTATCCCTTTTGGAAAAAGAAAATGCTGACGAATATTTTAAAAAATACACAACCCTAAATGATAGTCTTCAAAAAGAAGAACGTAAAATACAGAATAAATTTGCCCGTATTCGTTTTGAAACTGATGAATTTATTGCCGAAAATGTGGAGTTAACCGATGAAAAAGAAGTCTTATCCAAGCAAAAACAACTATGGATAGGTATTGCCGCTGGTTTTTTTCTTTTAGGTTTATCAATTTACATTATCATTAATCAACGCGCCAAAAACCAAAAACTCCGTTTTGACCAGCAACAACAAGCAAATAATCAAGAAATTTTTAATTTAATGTTAACCCAAAAACAAAAGGTCGATGAGGTTAAGCGTTTAGAACAGAAAAGAATTTCAGAAGAATTACATGATGGTGTTTTAGGAAAAATGTTGGGTGCCCGTATGGTATTAACCGGGTTAAATAAAAGGTCTACAGAAGAAGCAATACAAGAAAAAACAAAAGCATTAGGCTCATTACAAGAAATAGAACATGAAATACGCTCTATTTCGCATGAGTTAAGCCATAGTGCTTATCAAAAAATAACCAATTTTACCGATTCTATTGACGCATTACTAGCAAACCATAATAAGAATATGAATATTGAGACCTTTTTTCATTATAATGATGATGAAAACTGGGATAGCCTAGAGGGTGCTATTAAAATAAATGTCTACCGAATTATTCAAGAAACCTTTCAGAACGCCATAAAACATGCCAATTGCTCCAGTTTTGAAATAACATTTTATAGAAATGATGACATTTTTAATGTTATTATGAGTGATAACGGACGTGGATTTAATGTTAATAAAGGTAAAAAAGGCATTGGTCTTAGAAACATAACATCAAGAATAAATAAGCTAAATGGTACTTTTCAAGTAGATTCAAGTGAAAACAGCGGTACAACTATTAACCTACAAATACCACTAAAAAAAGAATCATATATTTCTTCAGATAATAATGCACAAATAAAAAACGTTTAG
- a CDS encoding response regulator produces the protein MNTVRILAVDDHEMTTLGYKYILEDSEFSGFNVKVEIAKSFEKGKIKIETSKRAIPYDIILLDIQLFSPESKDQRTGIDLGIIARAEVPDSKVVFMSSYSDNFRINNIFKTVNPDGYMVKSEIDEMSLKAMVETISNNSPYYTASALSAIRRRMSSDIIIDEQDQKILYHLSQGIHTRDIAPLIGSANTTVEARKRQLKALFHVKNGNDLALINEAKNRGFL, from the coding sequence ATGAACACGGTACGGATTTTAGCTGTAGATGATCACGAGATGACGACTTTAGGGTATAAGTATATTCTTGAAGATTCAGAATTCTCTGGCTTTAACGTAAAAGTTGAAATAGCAAAAAGCTTTGAAAAAGGAAAAATTAAAATTGAAACATCTAAGCGGGCTATTCCATACGACATTATACTTTTGGACATTCAACTATTTTCTCCAGAATCTAAAGACCAAAGAACAGGTATTGATTTAGGTATTATTGCCAGAGCTGAAGTACCAGATTCTAAAGTAGTTTTCATGTCTTCTTATAGTGATAATTTTAGAATTAATAATATTTTTAAAACGGTAAACCCAGATGGCTATATGGTAAAATCTGAAATAGATGAAATGTCCCTAAAAGCCATGGTAGAAACCATCTCAAATAATTCTCCTTATTATACTGCGAGTGCTCTTTCTGCTATACGTAGAAGAATGTCAAGTGATATTATTATTGATGAGCAAGACCAAAAAATTCTTTACCATTTATCCCAAGGAATACACACAAGGGATATAGCCCCATTAATTGGCTCAGCAAATACTACTGTTGAAGCAAGAAAGAGACAATTAAAGGCTCTTTTTCATGTTAAAAACGGAAATGACCTTGCTCTTATAAATGAAGCCAAAAATAGAGGCTTTTTATAA
- the glyA gene encoding serine hydroxymethyltransferase has translation MQRDTTIFNLIEEERQRQINGIELIASENFTSPQVMEAQGSVLTNKYAEGYPGKRYYGGCEVVDKVEQLAIDRAKELFGAAYANVQPHSGSQANAAVYHACLQPGDKILGFDLSHGGHLTHGSPVNFSGRLYNPVFYGVDKETGRLDYDKIQEVATKEKPKLIIAGASAYSRDMDFERFRKIADSVNAILLADISHPAGLIAKGLLTNPIPHCHIVTTTTHKTLRGPRGGLILMGEDFDNPFGITLKNGNLRKMSALLDLAVFPGNQGGPLEHVIAGKAIAFGEALTESYATYISQVKKNADAMAKAFVKRGYNIISDGTDNHMMLIDLRNKDISGKDAEKALVLADITANKNMVPFDDKSPFVTSGIRFGTAAITTRGLVESDMEKVVEFIDQVIVNPENQTIIKEVRGKVNEMMKTRPIFNA, from the coding sequence ATGCAACGCGACACTACAATTTTTAATCTTATAGAAGAGGAAAGACAACGCCAAATTAATGGAATTGAGTTAATAGCTTCTGAGAATTTTACGAGTCCACAAGTAATGGAAGCACAAGGTTCTGTTCTTACCAATAAGTATGCAGAAGGTTATCCAGGTAAAAGATACTATGGTGGTTGTGAAGTTGTGGATAAAGTGGAGCAACTAGCTATAGATAGGGCTAAAGAGCTTTTTGGCGCAGCCTATGCAAACGTTCAACCGCATTCCGGGTCTCAAGCTAATGCAGCTGTATACCATGCTTGCTTGCAACCGGGTGATAAAATACTAGGATTTGATTTATCTCATGGGGGTCACTTAACTCATGGTTCACCAGTGAATTTTTCAGGTAGATTATACAACCCGGTGTTTTACGGTGTGGATAAAGAAACCGGGCGATTAGATTATGATAAAATTCAAGAAGTAGCTACTAAAGAGAAGCCAAAATTAATTATAGCTGGGGCATCAGCATACTCCAGAGATATGGACTTTGAACGTTTTCGTAAAATAGCCGATAGTGTTAATGCTATTTTACTTGCAGATATTTCTCACCCAGCAGGTCTTATTGCCAAAGGTTTATTAACTAATCCAATTCCTCATTGTCATATAGTTACTACAACTACGCATAAAACCCTTAGAGGTCCAAGGGGAGGATTGATATTAATGGGTGAAGATTTTGATAACCCTTTTGGTATTACTTTAAAAAATGGAAATCTAAGAAAAATGTCAGCATTATTAGATTTGGCAGTATTTCCAGGAAATCAAGGTGGACCTTTAGAACATGTTATTGCCGGTAAAGCAATTGCATTTGGTGAGGCTTTGACAGAATCATACGCTACGTATATATCACAAGTAAAAAAGAATGCAGATGCAATGGCAAAAGCATTTGTGAAAAGAGGTTATAATATTATTTCTGACGGTACGGATAACCACATGATGCTTATTGATTTAAGGAATAAAGATATTTCGGGAAAAGATGCTGAAAAAGCTTTAGTACTTGCAGATATTACTGCTAATAAGAATATGGTTCCTTTTGATGATAAATCTCCTTTTGTAACTTCTGGTATTCGGTTTGGAACGGCAGCTATTACCACGAGAGGCTTAGTAGAAAGCGATATGGAAAAAGTAGTCGAATTTATTGATCAGGTAATTGTAAATCCTGAAAACCAAACCATAATTAAAGAAGTTAGGGGTAAGGTAAATGAGATGATGAAAACGAGACCAATTTTTAATGCATAA
- the ytxJ gene encoding bacillithiol system redox-active protein YtxJ: MGLFGGIFGGAKNDKGKEDNSIPWRPLTSAEQFEEIKKDSITRAQVIFKHSTSCGISRMVLNMFKSSYSLENGQMDFYFLDLLANRGVSNAVASEFGVMHQSPQLLIIKNGVVVMHDSHGAISDIELEQYV; the protein is encoded by the coding sequence ATGGGATTATTTGGAGGAATTTTTGGAGGGGCGAAGAATGATAAGGGTAAGGAAGATAATAGTATTCCATGGAGGCCTTTAACATCTGCGGAGCAATTTGAAGAAATTAAGAAGGATTCTATTACTAGAGCGCAAGTCATTTTTAAACATTCTACAAGTTGTGGAATTAGTAGAATGGTGTTAAATATGTTTAAAAGTAGTTATAGCCTAGAAAATGGACAAATGGACTTTTACTTTTTAGATTTACTGGCAAATAGAGGTGTTTCTAATGCGGTTGCATCTGAGTTTGGAGTAATGCACCAGTCTCCACAACTCTTGATCATTAAAAATGGGGTAGTGGTAATGCACGATTCTCATGGAGCAATATCAGATATCGAATTAGAGCAATATGTATAA